CGAGCGCATAGGGCGCGGGCGGCGTGAAGCCCGGCATCGACGTCTTGATGCGCTTGGGCGCGAACGAGCCGAGCAGCACGAAAACGGAAGACGAGCCCGGGCCGCCGTTGTAGAAGAACGTGACGGGACGGTCCTGCGCCTGCACGCCGTCCTTGGTGAACGCCACGTAGAACATCTTGGCATTGGGCTGCGAGCTGCTCGGATCGACCGTCACGAGATGACCCGCCGTTGCCGTATAGGCGATGACTTCCTTGCCGATCTGAATGGCGTGGTGCGTGATCGCGGCGTTCTCGGTCACGTCGGTGACGAAGTCGTCGGGACCGTTGCCGTAAGCGGTGGGATCGAAGCAAGGCTGGTCGGCCTGGGAGCGATGCTTGCCGTTACCGCTCGCGGGGCTGGCCCCTTGAGCGCCGCCGTTGCCCTTGGTGGACTGCGCTTCGTCGTTCATGTCGTCTCCACTTTCTGTGTGTTCGCGTTTGAGACAGTGAATGCAACTTCGAATGCAACCTCTCATGTAACCCGCATCGCGCCCGCCACTGCCTTCCTGGCGCGGCGGCACGCCGCGCTCATCCTACGCCGAGCCGAGCGCCGTTGCCACCTTGGTGCCCACCGGCGTGCCGAGGCCCGTGCAGGCGTCCCAGCCGGGCGCCGCCGAGAAGTCGCCGTTGCTGCCGCTCGTCACGTCGTTGAAGGCGCTGGGCTGCGCGTAGAGCTTCGCGTTCGCGAAGCCCACTGGTGTGCCGCGCGCCGCGTTGATACGCGCGATCAGCGCAGCCCACAGCGGCGCCACGGCGCTCGTGCCGCCCACCACGGTATCCGCGCCGGCCACGCGTACCTCGTAACCCGTGGCCGGGTCGGCGTCGGCGGCGACATCGGGCACGCCGCGCCGCACCAGCGCGCCGGCCCCGCCGCTGCCACGCACGACGCGCAGGCCCTTTTGCCAGTCCGGCAGCGCGAACGTCGCGCTCACGCCGCCGCCGGTCGCGCCATCTGCGCCGTCGTTCCACACGCTTTCTTGCGAGATGCGTCCGTTCGACGCCGTGATGTGCGTGCCGCCGCAGCCGAGCGCATACGGGCTCGAGGCGGGAAAATCGACATGATCGGCGCCGTCGCCCACGCCGTCCGACGAGCCGCTGTCGCCTGAAGCCGCGCACACCGTCACGCCGAGCGCGACCGCCGTTTGCATCGCGTCGTTCAGCGCGCCGAGCGTTTGCTGCGACCACGCCGACTCCGGCGCGCCCCAGCTGATCGAGATGACCGATGGCTTGCGCTGGCTGTCGTGCAGCGCCGCGCTCACCGCATCCACGAAACCGGCCTCGCTGTTCGGCGCGAAATACACGGCGATGAGCGCCCCGGGCGCCAGCGCACCCGCGATTTCCACGTCGAGCGTGACTTCGGCGTCGGGCCCGTTGGGGTCGCCGGTCGGCGCGTTCGTCGCCTGATCGACGGAGACGTCCTCCACGCGCGGCGCGCTCACGCCCAGTTCCTTGAAATACGCGCTGAGGTCCGCCGTGTCGTATCCGCCGCCCATTTCGATGATGGCAATGCACTGGCCGCTGCCGTCACCCGCAGGAAAGCTGTAAAGATCCGCGAGCTGCAAAGGCGTGAACGACCGGGTCACCGCGCGCGCGGCGCGGATTGGCGGGCGGATGGGCGCGCCTGGCGCTTCTGCCGCTGTCTGCGCGTCACTAG
The nucleotide sequence above comes from Paraburkholderia flagellata. Encoded proteins:
- a CDS encoding S53 family peptidase; translation: MTRHLPVAGSEHPAPAGAQCVGACDPAERFKIVLILRRQASAEFHALVDRLTANDPAAKPVSREDYERRFGASAADIKRVEQFASAHGLTVDQTDALARRVVLSGTVQQYNAAFGIDLQRFEHQVGKTTHHFHQPSGPLHLPQDMHEVVTAVVGLDNRAKAQPHFRIVPTNLANALASDAQTAAEAPGAPIRPPIRAARAVTRSFTPLQLADLYSFPAGDGSGQCIAIIEMGGGYDTADLSAYFKELGVSAPRVEDVSVDQATNAPTGDPNGPDAEVTLDVEIAGALAPGALIAVYFAPNSEAGFVDAVSAALHDSQRKPSVISISWGAPESAWSQQTLGALNDAMQTAVALGVTVCAASGDSGSSDGVGDGADHVDFPASSPYALGCGGTHITASNGRISQESVWNDGADGATGGGVSATFALPDWQKGLRVVRGSGGAGALVRRGVPDVAADADPATGYEVRVAGADTVVGGTSAVAPLWAALIARINAARGTPVGFANAKLYAQPSAFNDVTSGSNGDFSAAPGWDACTGLGTPVGTKVATALGSA